The genomic window CGCTCCTCCGTCTCCGGCCCGAGCCGGGCGATGACGTTGCGGTACTCGGCCCCCGCGGCCGCGTACACCTGCCTCGACACCTCCGCGCCGCCCGCCCCCATCTCCACCGCGACGTACGACGCCGCCGCGTCGAGGTTGGCGCGGTGCGCCACGCTGCGCGGCGCCAGCGTCTCCGACAGCATGCGCACGTGTGCTTCCAGGCGCTTCGCCGAGACTGCCGCCATCGTGGCTCCGGGTACAGGGTGAGTGCCGCGGAGTCCATCTGACGGAAGCGGCGTGCCCGCCCCGCTACAGCCCCGCCGACACGCCCAGGTCGCGCAGGATGCCGTCCTGCAGGCGGTAGATGCAGCCGTGCACCGTCAGCGGCTGGCCGCGCAGCCACGCGTCGCGCACCACCGTCGTCTCGCAGACGTGGCGCACCTGCGCGGCCACGTTGAGTTCGCAGAGGCGGTCCACCCGGTCGGCGGCATCGGGGATGGCGTCCAGCTCCTCCCGGTGCACGTCGCGCACGTCCTGCACGTGGCGTAGCCAGTTGTCGATGAGCCCCAGTCGCGCGTCCTCGTACGCCGCGCGCACCCCGCCGCAGCCGTAGTGCCCCACCACCATCACGTGCCTCACCTTGAGCACGTCCACCGCGAACTGCAGCACGGAAAGGCAGTTGAGGTCGGTGTGCACCACCACGTTGGCCACGTTGCGGTGCACGAACATCTCGCCGGGCGCCAGCCCCACGATCTGGTTGGCGGGCACGCGGCTGTCCGAGCACCCGATCCACAGGTACTGCGGCGTCTGCTGGTGGAGCAGGCCCGTGAAGAACCCGGGATCCTGCTCCGTCATCGCGGCGGCCCACGCCCGGTTGCGCTCGAAAAGGTCGGTCAGCTTCTCCATGCTCTCTCAAGGTCGTGTGGTTGGAGGACGGATCGGTGCGTGTTGACTCTGGGACGGCGCGCGGCGATGAAGTCGTTCGAGGCGCAGCGCTGGCCGCGCGGCGCTTTCCACGCCCGCTGTGCGTCCGCGAACGTGTACCCGATGATGAGCCCGCCAGTCGGGCGAGCGTCTGGCAAATTACCGCTGGCGCTGCCGCGACTGCAACCAAGCGCCACGGTCGGCGCCGGCACGATCATAGGGAAAAACCTGGTGCGTACTAACAGGGCGGACACG from Longimicrobium sp. includes these protein-coding regions:
- a CDS encoding M28 family peptidase; its protein translation is MAAVSAKRLEAHVRMLSETLAPRSVAHRANLDAAASYVAVEMGAGGAEVSRQVYAAAGAEYRNVIARLGPETEERVVVGAHYDAAGPFPGADDNASGVAGIIELVRVLAGSAWAWSWLRTRARSRPSSAPPTWGAWCTPTRCAPRGRG
- the can gene encoding carbonate dehydratase, which gives rise to MEKLTDLFERNRAWAAAMTEQDPGFFTGLLHQQTPQYLWIGCSDSRVPANQIVGLAPGEMFVHRNVANVVVHTDLNCLSVLQFAVDVLKVRHVMVVGHYGCGGVRAAYEDARLGLIDNWLRHVQDVRDVHREELDAIPDAADRVDRLCELNVAAQVRHVCETTVVRDAWLRGQPLTVHGCIYRLQDGILRDLGVSAGL